The following are encoded together in the Phaseolus vulgaris cultivar G19833 chromosome 9, P. vulgaris v2.0, whole genome shotgun sequence genome:
- the LOC137820022 gene encoding F-box/LRR-repeat protein 15-like: protein MERFSSHRRRSDGESTSASSEDNRRKRIRVYFDFDGVHSTIASSSNSGKSSASAEYGDYTDLQGSSLRSNDDALRLMSSGEESNFDEGDDSDIANVDDLVAKMDLTDDLLHMVFSFLDHSNLCKAARVCKQWRTASAHEDFWKSLNFEDRNISVEQFEDICRRYPKITTIRLSGPPSYQLVMKAVSSLRNLEALTLGRGNIMDSFFHALADCSMLRKLSINDAILGSGIQEISVNHDRLCHLQLTKCRVMRIAVRCPQLETMSLKRSNMAQTVLNCPLLQELDIGSCHKLPDSAIRSAVTSCPQLVSLDMSNCSCVSDETLREIAQNCANLSFLDASYCPNVSLETVRLPMLTVLKLHSCEGITSASMAAIAYSYMLEVLELDNCSLLTSVSLDLPRLQNIRLVHCRKFSDLNLMTLMLSSILVSNCPVLHRINITSNSLQKLTIPKQDSLTTLALQCQSLQEVDLSECESLNNSVCNVFNDGGGCPVLKSLVLDNCESLTSVQFISTSLICLSLGGCRAITNLDLTCPNLEKLVLDGCDHLERASFCPVGLSSLNLGICPKLSTLRIEAPYMVSLELKGCGVLSEAFINCPLLTSLDASFCSQLTDDCLSATTVSCPLIESLILMSCPSIGSAGLRSLYCLPNLTVLDLSYTFLVNLQPVFDSCLQLKVLKLQACKYLTETSLEPLYKGGALPALQELDLSYGTFCQSAIDELLACCTNLTHVSLNGCLNMHDLNWGCSCGQSKNLPAVNTLYRASSNENVPESSEQSPRLLQNLNCVGCPNIRKVVIPLRANCCHLLILNLSLSANLKEVDVTCLNLCFLNLSNCSSLEILKLECPRLTSLFLQSCNVDEEAVEVAISKCTILETLDVRFCPKISSMSMGRLRTICSSLKRIFSSSSTLLP, encoded by the exons GTATGGTGATTATACTGATCTTCAAGGATCGTCTCTTCGATCCAACGATGATGCTTTGAGGTTGATGTCTTCTGGCGAGGAGAGTAACTTTGATGAAGGAGATGACAGTGACATCGCAAATGTAGATGATCTAGTAGCCAAGATGGATCTTACGGATGATTTATTGCACATG GTTTTCTCCTTTTTGGATCACTCCAATCTCTGCAAAGCTGCCAGGGTTTGTAAGCAGTGGCGTACTGCTAGTGCTCATGAAGActtttggaagagtttgaattttgaagatCGTAACATATCTGTTGAGCAAT TCGAGGACATCTGTAGGCGTTATCCTAAAATCACAACAATCCGCTTGTCCGGTCCTCCATCTTACCAGCTTGTCATGAAGGCCGTCTCTTCGTTAAG AAATCTTGAGGCTTTAACATTGGGAAGAGGAAATATAATGGATAGCTTTTTCCATGCTTTGGCTGATTGTTCTATGTTGAGGAAACTGAGCATCAATGATGCTATACTTGGCAGTGGTATTCAGGAAATATCAGTTAATCACGACAGACTGTGTCATCTCCAGTTGACAAAGTGCCGTGTGATGCGAATAGCAGTCAG GTGCCCACAACTTGAAACCATGTCCTTGAAGCGCAGTAACATGGCTCAGACTGTACTCAACTGCCCCCTTTTGCAAGAGCTTGATATAGGGTCTTGCCACAAACTTCCTGATTCTGCTATTCGATCGGCTGTTACATCATGCCCGCAATTAGTTTCTTTGGACATGTCTAATTGTTCATGTGTTAGTGATGAAACATTAAGGGAAATAGCCCAGAATTGTGCTAACCTTAGTTTCCTTGATGCATCATACTGCCCAAATGTATCCTTGGAG ACTGTTCGACTGCCAATGTTAACAGTTCTGAAGCTTCACAGTTGTGAGGGCATCACTTCAGCTTCAATGGCTGCAATAGCTTATAGTTACATGTTGGAG GTTTTGGAGCTTGATAATTGTAGCCTATTGACATCAGTGTCTTTAGATCTTCCTCGCTTGCAGAACATTAGATTGGTTCATTGTCGCAA ATTTTCCGATTTGAACTTGATGACCCTGATGCTGTCTTCTATTTTGGTGTCCAATTGTCCTGTGCTCCATCGTATAAACATCACATCAAATTCACTTCAA AAATTAACTATACCAAAGCAGGACAGCTTAACCACATTGGCTTTGCAATGCCAATCTTTGCAAGAAGTGGATCTCTCTGAGTGTGAATCTTTGAATAATTCTGTATGCAATGTTTTTAATGATGGTGGAGGCTGTCCAGTGTTGAAATCGTTAGTTCTTGATAATTGTGAG AGTTTGACATCAGTTCAATTCATCAGTACCTCTTTGATCTGTCTCTCGCTTGGTGGTTGCCGGGCAATAACTAATCTTGATCTCACATGCCCTAATCTGGAGAAACTTGTTTTGGATGGCTGTGATCATTTGGAAAGAGCGTCATTTTGTCCA GTTGGTCTTTCATCCCTCAATTTAGGAATATGTCCTAAATTAAGCACACTCAGAATCGAAGCACCTTATATGGTGTCACTTGAGTTGAAAGGATGTGGTGTACTATCTGAAGCGTTCATTAATTGTCCACTCTTAACATCTCTAGATGCCTCCTTTTGCAG CCAACTAACTGATGACTGCTTGTCTGCTACAACTGTCTCATGCCCACTGATTGAATCATTGATATTGATGTCATGCCCATCAATTGGTTCAGCGGGTCTTCGATCTTTATATTGTCTTCCAAATTTGACTGTTCTTGACTTATCATACACTTTCTTGGTGAACTTGCAGCCTGTTTTTGATTCTTGTTTACAGCTAAAG GTGTTAAAGCTGCAAGCATGCAAATATCTCACTGAAACATCACTTGAACCTCTTTACAAAGGAGGGGCTTTACCAGCACTTCAGGAGTTGGACTTGTCTTACGGAACTTTCTGTCAGTCAGCCATAGATGAGCTTCTTGCTTGCTGCACAAACCTCACTCATGTGAGCTTGAATGGCTGTTTGAATATGCATGATTTGAATTGGGGATGCAGTTGTGGGCAGAGTAAGAATTTGCCTGCTGTAAACACCCTATACAGGGCAAGTTCTAATGAGAATGTTCCCGAATCAAGTGAGCAATCCCCTCGCTTGTTGCAAAACCTAAATTGTGTTGGGTGTCCAAATATTAGGAAGGTTGTCATTCCATTGAGGGCAAATTGTTGTCATTTGTTAATTTTAAACCTTTCGCTGTCTGCAAATTTGAAAGAGGTTGATGTTACTTGTCTCAACCTATGCTTTCTTAATTTAAG CAATTGTTCCTCTTTGGAAATTTTGAAGCTAGAGTGTCCAAGATTGACTAGTCTATTCCTTCAG TCTTGCAATGTTGACGAGGAAGCTGTTGAAGTTGCTATATCAAAATGCACTATATTGGAGACTCTTGATGTTCGCTTTTGTCCAAAG ATAAGCTCAATGAGCATGGGAAGATTACGCACAATTTGTTCAAGTTTGAAGCGTATATTCAGCAGTTCGTCAACTTTGTTGCCTTGA